GACGCCAAAGCCCGCCGCAAATCCCGTGTAGACCTCTGGGTCATAGCCCACCGATTTAAGCACATTGGGATCCACCATGCCGCAGCCCAAGACTTCAAGCCATTGCCCTTTCCATTGCACATCCACCTCCGCCGATGGTTCGGTGAAGGGGAAGAAGCTGGGACGGAAGCGAATGGGCAGATCGCCAAACATGGCTTCCAAAAATACCTTGATGGTGCCCTTCAGATCGGTGAACGTTAGGCCTTCATCAATGGCCAAAAGCTCAATTTGATGGAACACCGCTGCGTGGGTTGCATCAACGGTGTCTCGACGATATACGCGCCCCGGAGCCGCCACCCGAATCGGAGGATCATGCTCCTCCATATAGCGGATCTGCACCGATGAGGTGTGGGTGCGCAGTAGGTTGCCATCGGGCAGGTAGAAGGTGTCCTGCATATCGCGGGCAGGGTGATCCGCTGGGGTATTGAGCGCCTCGAAGTTATAGTAGTCGGTTTCCATTTCGGGCCCTTGGGCCACGGTATAGCCTAGCCCCACCAACACATCCAGCGATCGCTCAATGGTGCTCGACAAGGGATGGCTGTGCCCTTGGGGACGATAGACCCCCGGCATGGTTACATCTAGAGTCTCGGCGGCTAAACGCGCCTCAATGGCAGCGGCAGCCAGCGCCCCGCGCTTTTCATCCAGCGCCGTTTGCACGACCTGTTTCACCTCATTAGCCAGGGCTCCAATCTGAGGGCGATCGCTAGGATCAAGCTTCCCCATCCCTCCCAATACCTTGGAGAGCTGCCCCTTTTTGCCCAAATACTGAATGCGCAGCGGCTCCAACTGCTCCAGATTCTCGGACTGGGCGATCGCCTGCTGGGCCTCCTGTTGCAATGTATTCAACTGAGATTCTAGATCGCGGGTGGTTGTGCTAGTCATGGATTAAAACTGCTAAGACCGGTGGTGTAGAGCTAGGTTCTAAGGGAACCCTGAAGGCAGTTGCCTAGAGAATCATCCCATGGTTCTGTCCATCGTTCTGGCCATGGCTCTGGATCGAAACCCTGTCATCTGACATGCTGATCTTACATGCTAAGATGCCCGCCACGTCAGGGATTGAACGCCCTTAGAAAATTGCCCCTACTCAACTCTAACAGCAGGACTGAGCAATGGCGATCGCCCCATCCCCATCCGCCGCCGTTTCAATCTCAACAATACCCCTACAATAAGGCCTGTGCCCCGTTCCACTCCCTGCCCATCGACCTTTCCCCATGAATATTCTGATTAGCAACGACGACGGTATTTTTGCCCAAGGCATTCGCACCTTAGCCAACACCCTCGTGGCGGCTGGTCATACCGTGACGGTGGTCTGCCCCGACCGCGAGCGATCGGCCACCGGCCATGGTCTCACTCTACACAAACCCATCCGCGTGGAGCGTGTCGAGTCTGTGTTCCATGACCCCATTCAGGCCTGGGCCTGTTCGGGCACGCCATCCGACTGCGTGAAGCTGGCCCTGGGCACCCTCCTGGATCAGCCGCCCGATATCGTATGTTCAGGCATCAACCATGGCTCCAATCTAGGTACCGATATTCTCTACTCGGGCACCGTCTCCGCTGCCATGGAAGGCGTGATGGAAGGGATTCCCAGCGTAGCCTTCAGCCTCGCCAGCTTTTCCTCCCAAGACTTTCAGCCCGCCGCCAACTTTGCCAAAACCCTACTGCATCACCTCAGCCAGCATCCTTTGCCCCATCTCATGCTCTTAAACGTCAACATTCCAGCGGTGCGCGCCGCCGATATTGCCGGGGTGAAGATTACCCAGCAAGGCATTCGCCGCTATACAGATTTGTTTGAACAACGCATCGATCCGCGCGGCAAGATTTATTATTGGTTGGCAGGAGAAGTGTTGGAAGAGGTTGATGATCCGTCCTTTAATCCTACTGTTAAACTAGAGGGTAAGCATCCTGAGGGCTTAGAGGTGCCATTGGAGATTGTAGAGACGGATGTTCGAGCTATTCAACATCGCTACATTACAGTGACCCCCCTTCAATTTAACCTGACGAGTCCTTCAGGGTTGCAGACCTTGCAAGGTTGGCATACAGACTGGCTGACCTGCTAAGTTAAACTAGGGCGGGTAGAGGTTAACCACCCTGTATCTACCAAAGTTTACGTTGTAGGGTGATCATTCAATATTTTCAGGGTAGCGCCGAAACCAATCCATCCATCATACTCAGTGTAGTCTAGGAGCTAGGCTGCACATTTACAGAGCAAGCTTAGGGACAAGGGTTCTAAGCCATGTATTGTAAAAATTTCTACTTGGTTTCCGCATCCGCTAGAGTTCTGGGGTAAAACTGGCTATATTCGAAATGGTTTTAGCCACCTATCTCGGCTCACTGTCTATGATTCGATAGAACCTTGGCAAGGGATATTCATGTCTAACGCACAAGATCAATTCATTGTTCGTTTCTGGGGAGTGAGGGGCAGTATTGCATGTCCAGGACCCGAGACTGTGCGCTACGGTGGAAACACCTCCTGTGTTGAGATGCAGGTCGCAGGACATCGCATCGTGTTTGATGGTGGAACAGGGTTGCGCGTTCTAGGGCAAGAGCTGATGTCCCAAATTCCGGTGGAAGGACACCTCTTTTTCACTCACTCTCACTGGGATCACATTCAAGGCTTTCCGTTTTTCACTCCAGCTTTTGTGAAAGGGAATCACTTTAATATTTATGGCGCAGTGGCTCCCAATGGTTCAACCATTGAGCAGCGTTTGAATGACCAAATGCTCCACCCCAACTTCCCCGTGCCGCTACAGATTATGGGATCACAAATGGCGTTTTGTGATTTAGAGGTAGGGGAACCGGTGCAAATTGGCGATGTGCTGGTGGAGAATGCTCTGCTCAATCATCCGGGTGAAGCCGTGGGCTACCGGGTGAACTGGAATGGCTATGCTGCCGCCTACATCACTGATACAGAGCATTACACCGATCGCCTCGATGAAAACGTCATGTGGCTGGCCCGTGATGCCGATGTGATGATCTACGACTCGACCTACACGGATGACGAATATTATTCAGAAAAGTCGAGCAAGGTTGGCTGGGGGCATTCCACCTGGCAAGAGGCGGTGAAGGTGGCAAAGGCTGCCAATGTCAAAAAGTTAGTCATTTTCCACCATGACCCCCTGCACTGTGATCAGTTCATGGATGGCATCAAAGACGTTACGTCTAAGCAATTTGCAAACAGCGTGGTGGCCTGGGAAGGCTTGACCATTGATGTGGTTCATGATCGCCAAGCTGCTGGCGGATCGACCCAGGAAGCGCTACCGACTTAAGCCTGTCCCCCAAAAGCTCAGGAGCCGCCCTATCTTGTTAGAGCGGGAGCTCATTGGTGCTGGAAGTCTGTGTCCAGTCAGCGATCACTGCGGCCTTAGCCTCTAACTAGGGTTTGGGCGGCTAAGGATCATAGACAACTCGGGGGCGCAAGCGGGGAGGCTCATCGGCTTCACTGGGGTCAATCCATTCACCGATACCCAGGAAACAATGATCCTCTCCATGCACTCGATAGTGTAGGTGGGTGGTCGCGGGAGCGATCGCCACCTTTTGTCCTTGCTGCCAGCGCCGGGCAGTTTCCCCATCAAGGACTAGGGGCGGCAGGTGCTGGAGAGCTTGCTCAGGGGGAATCAACAGGTTTTTGCCAGCCGTCCAGCTTGACAGGAGGTCATCTAGGGTGATGCTCTCTTCTAGGACAAAGCCGCTACTGCGCGTGCGGATCAGGTGGGCCAGGGCTGCTCCGGTCTGGAGCTGGGCACCAAGATCGCGGGCGATCGCTCGAATATAGGTGCCGGCACTACAGGCGATCGCCACCTCCAGTTCGGGATAGGGCAGCGATCGCCAGGCCAGCACCTCGATGCTGTAGACCGTCACGGTGCGGATGGGAATGTCTACCACCTGCCCAGCCCGAGCCAAGTCGTAGGCGCGTTTTCCATCCACCGAAATCGCGCTGTACTGCGGTGGAATTTGGTCAATTTGTCCCTCAAAGCTGGGGAGGATGGCCGTCACGTCATCCAGGGTGAGATGGGGTACTGGAGCTTCAGCGATCACCTCACCGTCTAGGTCATCGGTGGTGGTGGTCACGCCAAAGCGGATGGTGGCGCGGTAGGCCTTATCCGAGCTGAGGTAGTTAATCAGGCGCGTTGCCCGTCCCACAGCGATCGGCAAGACCCCTACAGCAGCGGGATCTAGGGTGCCGCCATGGCCAACCCGCTTCTGGGATAGAATCCGGCGCACCTTGGCCACGCAATCGTGGGACGTCCAGCCCGCTAGTTTATACAGGTTTAGAAAGCCTTGAGAAGTCACAGCTTGAGGAGTCACAGTATTAATCGATCGCCATCCTTAGATCTTGTCCGCTAAGCGCTGGGGTGCAAGCCTGCCCCGAGCAAATCTGCCTCGTCTATGCTACCGTTGCGGGGTACGTTAGGCCCAAGTTCGCTACCGATCCTCAGCCTCGTCGTTCATTCTGAGCTAGATGAAGATGACAGATAGAGTTCGACAGACTCAGGCTAAACTCTGGTTGATGAACGAAACGTGTTAACCAGACGCTCGAAAGCCCTCACCTCCAGCCCCTCTCCCAAGGGCCATACACTTTCGCCAGTTAACCAAGGCTGAACCAGACTCAGGCTGAACGGTATCGGTCATCGCCCAACGAGTAGGGGCTGCTGCTATAACGGTCTTGAACTCACCTTGAAGAGCCGTTGTTACAGGCGATCGCCCCCTGAACCCTATGATGTTCTAGCCATGGACGAGATCTTTTCCCCTCGTGACTATCAAGACACTAGTGTAGGCTGGCAGGTGCAGCAAGCTACCCAGCAGGTCAGTGAGTGGCTCGAAGCACAATGGAGCACGGTGCAGCCCGATGTACCCATGCCCCAGGTGACACCGCCAGACTGGCTGCTGCGGACTCTATTCATCATCATCATCGGCGGATTGCTGGGCTGGTTAGGCTGGCAGTTTTATCGAGAATTTGCGCCCCAGATCCAAGCGTGGCTAGGGCGGGGTATCGGCGATCGCCGTCCTAGCCAACCCAGCACCCCACCCCATCGCGCCCCCGAGATCTGGGTACAGCAAGCGCGCCAAGCTCAGCAAGCTGGTAACTATCGTGAGGCCTGCCGCTGCCTGTATATGGCCATGCTCAGCCAGCTCAGCGATCAAGAGGTTATTCGGCTGGAGGCCAGCCGCACCGATGGCGAATATCGAGCCCTGCTTTTGACGGTGGCGGATCCGGCCCCCTACTACCTGCTGCTGGCGATCCATGAACAGCTTTGCTTTAGCAGTCAAGGGATTTCTGCTGCAGAATGGGAGCGCTGTTGGGCCGCCTATCAGGAGCTGCCGTCCCCATGAGCCATCGCAAACGACCATGGATACTCGGGGCGCTGGCGATCGCTGCTCTGCTGCTGCTGACCCTCGGGCTAGCTCCGGGCGGCTCTAACTTGCAGGGGTCTACCTACAGCCGTACGCCCTTTGGCTATGGGGCCTGGTATGCCCAAATGCGCCAAGATTGCAGTCTTGATATTCGCCGCTGGCAGCGATCGCTCGACGACTTGCCAGGTTTTTATCGTGAGGAACAGGAACCGCCACCCCAAGCCATCACGCTCCTGCGGTTCTACGGTGAGTTTATGCAGCCATGGGTCTTACAGAGCAGAACTCCCGAAGATTGGGTGAGTCGGGGTAATGTGATCATCCATGTGGGGGTGCGATCGCCTGCCACCCGTGCTCCCTTTCGCAGCCAGGTAGACACATCGGTGGGTCCGGTGCAGGTTGAGACTCGCCGCCGGGCCAATCTAGATGATCTAGATGAACCCCAGGAGGACTTGGGCACTGTTGAACAGGTGTCGATGACCTTGCCGACCGCAGCCGATGACGCGGCGATCGCCGATGAGTATGGCACCTTAGTCTGGCAGGAGGCTGTGGGAGCAGGACGGGTGATCTATGTGGTGCCGCCGTTTCTCGCCGCCAATGCCTACCAAACGACCCTCCAGAACTTCGACTATCTCACTCAGTTGGTCACCGAACCGGGCCTACCGATTCTGGTGGATGAATTTCTGCACGGCTATTCTGGGGATGTTGAGCAGGAGGCGATCGCTGAGCCAGAGGCAGCCTGTCCACCCCGCCCCGAGCTCCAGGGTTTTTCGGCGGAAGAGCTGCCGCCCCTGCCGCCGCCGCCCACCCTCTGGGGCTACCTAGCCAAGACGCCCCTAGTGATTGTGGCAACCCAAGCGATCGCCATACTGCTGCTGCTGATATGGGATCAAAATCGGCGGTTTGGCCCACCCCAGAGGATTCCCTCAGTCACCGTAGACAACAGTCAGGCCTATATCAACGCCTTGGCTGGGGTGCTGATCAAAGCTGGCTGTCAGCCGTTTATGGTGAACCTCATCCTCCAAGCAGAGCGACGGCGACTGCAGCAATTCCTGGGGCTCCACGGTCAAGATCTCTCCCCAGAGGCGATCGCCCAAGCTTGGAGCCAGCAAACCCGTCAGCCCCCCGGCGATGTGTTGGCGCTCCTCACCCCTAGGCAGTCCATGAGCCAGCAAGACTTGCTACTCTGGTTGAGAACGATTCAGCGCGTTCGCCAGGCTACCAACTAACCCATCTCTCTGCCCCTAGTTCCTATCGATTTCTGTTGACTTCTATCGATTTCTGATTCCTATCGACTCCTCATTAATCCAGAGCTCTACCCCGTCTCTGACGGCTGCCCCTCTCATTTGCTGCCCCTCTCTGCCCCATGAGTTCTTCCCCTGTGAACCATCCTTCCTCGCTCTTCGAACGCCTCAACACCACCATCAGCCGCATTGTGGTGGGACAAACCACCGTTGTCCACCACCTCATGGTGGCGCTGCTGTCGGGGGGACATGTGATTCTAGAAGGCGTGCCGGGGACAGGTAAAACCCTAACGGTGAAAGCCTTGTCCCAGTTGATCAAAGCCGATTTTCGCCGCATTCAGCTCACCCCCGATGTCTTGCCCTCGGATATTCTCGGGACTAACATTTTTGACCTGAATACCCGCAGCTTTAGCCTAAAGCGCGGGCCGGTGTTTACCGAGATCCTGCTGGCCGACGAAATTAACCGCACGCCGCCCAAAACCCAATCGGCACTGCTAGAAGCCATGGAGGAGCAGCAGGTCACCCTGGATGGCGATCGCTTGCTGTTGCCAGATTTATTCTGGGTGATTGCCACCCAAAATTCCCTGGAGTTTGAAGGTACCTATCCCTTGCCAGAGGCGCAGCTCGATCGCTTCTTGTTCAAACTCGTGGTGGACTATCCCAGCCCTAGTGCCGAACGCCAGATGCTGGCCAATGCCCAATCGGGACTGCAAACCAAGCGGGTGAATCTAGAGCAACTGAAGCCCATCGCTACCGTGGAGCACATTCTCACCGCTCGCCGACTGGTGCAGCAGGTGGAGGTGGCAGATCCCCTGCTCGATTACCTGATGACCTTAGTGCAGCGCACTCGCCAGCATCCTGACCTGTCCTTAGGAGCTTCCCCCCGGTCTGCGGTTGCTTGGCTCCAGGCCAGCAAGGCCCATGCTTGGCTGGAAGGACGCAGTTTTGTCACCCCCGATGACCTAAAAGCGATCGCCCCTCCCCTGTTGCGCCACCGACTGATTCTGCGCCCAGAAGCTCAGCTAGATGGGCTGCAAGCCGAGCCGATCATTGCTGCCATCCTCAGCCAAGTGCCCGTACCGCGATGATTCCCTCCCGCCAGACCTACCTGATTTTGCTGCTGGTTACGGCCTTGGGGGTTGGCTTGGCTACCCTCACCCAGTCCGCCATGCCGACCGCGACCGTGCAGCCCATTGCCTTGCTGCTTTTGGGGGTGGATATCGGCATCGTGGTTGCCATGATCTTGGATAGCTGGCGAGTTCGTCCCCACCGGGTCACGGTTGAGCGCAGCTTGGACGATCGCCTCTCCATTGGGCGTGAGAATTTGGTGCAGGTGACGGTGACCACAGGCGATCGCCCTGCTGTGGTGCAACTTCGTGACACGTACCCCGCCGTTTTTACCGCTACCCCGCCACAGTTTTTCCTAACTCTGCCCGCCCATCATCAAGAAACCTTGACCTACACGATTTTCCCCACCGCGCGGGGAGACTATGCCTGGGGCAAGATCTATCTGCGGCAGCGGGGGGCTTGGGGGCTGGGCTGGGATAGCTGGACGGTGGATCAAGCCCGGAGCGTGGCGGTTTTTCCTGATCTGATTGGGCTGCGATCGCTGTCCATTCGCCTCACCTTGCAAACCAGCGGCAGCATCCGTCGAGCCCGCCGCCAGGGGATGGGGACTGAATTTGCCGAACTGCGAGACTACGGCACTGGTGATGATCCAAGGTTGATTGACTGGAAGGCCACCGCCCGCCGCAACCGTCCCCTGATTCGTGTGCTTGAACCCGAACAGGAACAAACCCTGATGATTTTGCTGGATCGGGGTCGCTTGATGACCGCTCAAGTGGAGGGATTGAAGCGATTTGACTGGGCTCTCAATGCCACTCTTTCCCTGTCCCTTGCGGCACTGCAACGGGGCGATCGCGTCGGGGTAGGCGTGTTTGATCGGCAGATGCATAGGTGGATTCCCCCCGATCGCGGCTCCCAGCAGTTGCCCAAACTGCTCCGTTGCCTGACGCCCATTCAACCGGTCTTACTGGAGCCCGACTACCTCGATGCCGTGAGCCAGGTGACCCGTCAACAAACCCGGCGCGCCTTGGTGGTGCTGCTCACCGACATTATTGACCAAACGGCGTCCAGTGACGTGCTGTCGGCCATGGGGCGGTTGACGCCGCGCTACCTGCCCTTTTGCGTCGCCCTGCGCGATCCCTACATTGATCGCCAGGCCCAAGCGCCCAGTCCAACGGTAGAGGCAGGCTATGCCCGCGCCGTGGCCCTCGATTTACTGCAGCAGCGCCACCTGGCCCTGGCCCTCCTACAGCGGCGCGGCGCACTGATTCTGGATGCCCCCGCCCATCAGATCACCGATCAACTCGTGGATCGCTACCTGCAACTCAAAGCCCGTAGCCAACTTTGACCGACTTTCCGACATAATAAGTCCAAGCTAGTTGCGTCTAGCTGCGTTCAAACCAGTGGGCGATCGCCCCTGGGTTCATCCCGGTTAGTTCCGCCATTGTCTTGTATGAGCCAGGATTTTCTCCAGATTCAAAACCTGCGGGTTGCCTATCCGCCTTCCTCCCGCGCCCAGCACCGCCAGGCCTCGACCGAGGACTGGGCCGTCAATGACGTATCGTTGTCCATCGCGGCTGGACAACGGCTGGGGCTGGTGGGAGAATCCGGCTGCGGAAAATCTACCCTGGGGCGGGCGGTGCTGCAACTGCTGCCCCCCCGGAGCCAAGTGGATGGCCAGGTGCTGTTTCAGGGGCAATCGGTGTTTGACCTATCGCCCCCGGCCCTGCGCAAGTTTCGGGGAGAAGCGATCGCCCTGATTTTCCAAGACCCCATGACCCGGCTGAATCCGCTGATGACCGTGGGGTGGCACTGTATGGAAACCCTGCGCGCCCATCACCCCCACCTCAGCCCACGGCAACTGCGGGAAAAAACGGTGGAAGCGCTGGAAACGGTCAATATTCCCGCCAACCGCTGGATGCAGTATCCCCATGAGTTTAGCGGCGGTATGCGGCAGCGGGTAGCCATTGCCTTGGCCCTGCTGCTCGAACCGAAAATGATTGTGGCCGATGAACCCACCACGAGTCTGGACGTTACCGTTTCTGCCCAAATTCTCACCGAACTGACCCGCCTTTGCGACCAACGCCAGATGGGGCTGCTGCTGATTTCCCATGACTTGGCTCTGGTGGGAGAATATTGCGATCGCTTGGCGGTGATGTATGAGGGCAAGCTGGTGGAGATGGGCGAGGTAGACACGGTGTTGACGAGTCCTCAGCATCCCTATACGCGATCGCTGCTCCAGGCCGCTCGGTTGCTCCAGGCCAGCGAAGGGGCGATCGCTTCCCAGGAGCCAGCGAAGGAACCGATTCTCAAGTTACGCCATCTCAAGCAGCACTTCACCCTAGAAGATAATCCCATTGCTCGCCTGCTGACGCGATCGCCCCGCCGCACCATTAAGGCCGTAGATGGAGTGGATCTAGATCTGTATCCAGGAGAAATCCTGGGGCTGGTGGGTGAGTCGGGCTGCGGCAAAAGCACCCTCTCCCGCACCATCCTGCACCTGCTGCGTCCCACCAGCGGCACCGTCGAATTCCTCGGGCAGGACCTCACCCAGATGGATCGGCAGCATCTGCGCCAGCAGCGTCGCCAGATGCAGATGATCTTCCAAGACCCCCATGCCTGCCTCAATCCCATGATGACCATTGGGCAGAGCATTACCGATCCGCTGCTGGTACATCGGTTGGCCGACGCGACGGAAGCCAAGCGCCGGGTCTATGCCATGCTGGAGCGGGTGGGTTTAGATCCCAAGGAATATTACCCGCGCTATCCCAGCGATCTCTCCGGCGGACAGCAGCAGCGGGTGGCGATCGCCCGCGCCCTGATCACCCAGCCCAAGCTGCTGATCTGCGACGAGCCGGTGAGTATGCTGGATGCCAGTGTCCAGGCCCAGGTGCTGGATCTGATGCTTGACCTGAAGCGCGACTTTGACCTCACCTACCTATTTATCACCCATGATCTTTGGGTGGCTCGTTTCCTCTGCGATCGCATTGCCGTGATGAATGCTGGCAAGATCGTAGAACTAGGGGCAACGGCCGACCTCTTTGCCCATCCCCAACATCCCTACACCCAAACTCTCCTGAGTGCCGCACCCCTGCTGGCTCGCGGTGACGGGTAGCATCCCTAGCTTTTGGGATCGAGTCACCCTAGTCATCCCGCGATCCGTTCCTCTGAGAATTGCGGGATTCTCCAAGAGCGATCGCCCCCATGGAGCACCAGACTGGTATGATCAAAAAACCTTTGGACTCGGTGAGTCCAGCAACCCCAGGCTGTCACTCAGCTCTCATGTGGGCTGCGGTTATCGCTCCATCTCCAAAGTCTGCCGGTGCCCCGCCAGTTCCCCTGCTTCGCCCGTTATACTGATCACTCAGTACCGATCTACATTGGCTCGGTCTGTCTACGATGGTGTGTGGGATTGATCGATTGAGAAATCCGGCTCCATCGCCTCTGATTCACGACGTCATTCGCCATCCAACCTAGTTATAGGTCTGCACAGGATCCTTCATGTTTGGTCTCATCGGTCACCTTACCAGTCTTCAACACGCTCAATCTGTCGCTCATGATTTGGGCTATCCCGAATACGCCGACCAGGACTTAGATTTCTGGTGTAGCGCTCCGCCACAAATCGTAGACACCATCAAAGTTACAAGTCTCACCGGTCAACAGATCGAAGGGTACTACGTTGAATCTTGCTTTTTGCCAGAAATGCTAGCCGCTCGGCGCATTAAGGCGGCCACCCGCAAGATTATCAATGCCATGGCCCACGCCCAAAAGCACAACATTGACATTACGGCCTTGGGCGGCTTCTCATCGATCATCTTCGAGAATTTTAATCTCCAGCAGATTAAGCAGGTGCGCAACGTCAAGCTAGAGTTTGAGCGGTTTACCACCGGCAACACCCACACCGCCTACATTATCTGCCGGCAGGTGGAGCAGTCTGCTCCCAAGCTGGGCATTGATTTATCCCAAGCTACCGTAGCGGTCTGCGGCGCGACGGGCGATATTGGCAGCGCGGTTTGTCGCTGGTTGGATGCCCGCACCGATGTCAAAGAATTGCTGCTGGTGGCCCGGAATACGGAGCGACTTCAAGCGCTACAGGATGAGCTGGGTCGCGGCAAAATTTTGAGCCTAGAAGAGGCGCTACCCCAGGCGGATGTGGTGGTTTGGGTGGCGAGTATGCCCAAGGGGGTGGAGATTAATCCTGAAACCCTCAAGCATCCCTGCTTGCTGATTGACGGAGGCTATCCCAAAAACTTGGCTACCCAGCTTCAGCATCCCGAGATCCACGTGCTCAATGGCGGCATTGTGGAACATTCCTTGGATATTGACTGGAAGATCATGCAAATCGTCAATATGGACGTGCCATCGCGGCAGCTATTTGCCTGTTTTGCCGAGTCGATGCTGCTGGAATTTGAAAAGCTGTACACCAACTTTTCCTGGGGACGCAATCAAATCACCCTCGACAAGATGGATTTGATTGGCCAAGCCTCCATCAAGCATGGGTTCCGTCCCTTGCTAGCCCAGCCTAGCGGTACAGCTTAGGCCTGCAGAGGGGAAACGGCTGCTCCGGCGATCGCTTCCCCCATCCCGCAACCTTGTCTCATGGTTATTTGTTTCCCAGGTTTTTCCCCCACCCACCATGGTTACTCCTGAACGCAAGCCCATTCTTCTTGACTTCGAGAAGCCCCTCGTTGAGTTAGAGTCTCGCATCGATCAAATCCGCAGCCTTGCCGAAGAGAACGATGTCGATGTTTCGGAGCAGCTCCGGCAGCTAGAGACGCGGGCCAGCCAGCTCCGCCAGGAAATCTTCAGCAGTCTGACGCCCTCCCAGCGGCTGCAGGTGGCACGGCATCCGCGGCGTCCAAGCACCCTCGACTACATTCAGTCCATGACCGATGAATGGATTGAGCTGCATGGCGATCGCTGCACGGGCGTGGATGACAAGGCCTTGGTGGGCGGCATTGGTCGGCTTGATGGTCGGCCGATTATGATGCTAGGACACCAAAAAGGACGCGATACCAAGGATAACGTCGCCCGCAACTTTGGCATGGCCTCCCCCGGTGGCTACCGTAAAGCCATGCGGTTGATGAACCATGCTAACCGCTTTGGTATGCCCATCCTCACCTTTATCGACACCCCCGGAGCCTATCCAGGCGTGGAAGGAGAACGGTTGGGGCAGGGGGAAGCGATCGCCTATAACCTCCGGGAAATGTTTCGCCTCGACGTACCCATCCTCTGCACCGTGATTGGGGAAGGTGGCTCCGGCGGTGCCCTGGGCGTGGGCGTAGGCGATCGCCTGTTGATGTTCGAGCATTCGGTCTACACCGTAGCCAGCCCAGAAGCCTGTGCCGCCATTCTTTGGAAAGATGCGGGCAAATCTCCCCAGGCCGCCGAAGCCCTGCGGATTACCGCCAAGGATCTCAAAAATCTGAGTATTTTGGATGAGATTGTGCCAGAACCCATTGGGGGAGCCCATTCCGATCCAGTGGCCGCCACGAGCAGCCTCAAGGCAGCTCTGCTTCGACATCTGGCAGAACTAAACCGCATGAGCAACGCCGAGCGGCGCGAGCGACGCTACCAAAAATTCC
This sequence is a window from Leptolyngbya sp. CCY15150. Protein-coding genes within it:
- a CDS encoding DUF58 domain-containing protein gives rise to the protein MIPSRQTYLILLLVTALGVGLATLTQSAMPTATVQPIALLLLGVDIGIVVAMILDSWRVRPHRVTVERSLDDRLSIGRENLVQVTVTTGDRPAVVQLRDTYPAVFTATPPQFFLTLPAHHQETLTYTIFPTARGDYAWGKIYLRQRGAWGLGWDSWTVDQARSVAVFPDLIGLRSLSIRLTLQTSGSIRRARRQGMGTEFAELRDYGTGDDPRLIDWKATARRNRPLIRVLEPEQEQTLMILLDRGRLMTAQVEGLKRFDWALNATLSLSLAALQRGDRVGVGVFDRQMHRWIPPDRGSQQLPKLLRCLTPIQPVLLEPDYLDAVSQVTRQQTRRALVVLLTDIIDQTASSDVLSAMGRLTPRYLPFCVALRDPYIDRQAQAPSPTVEAGYARAVALDLLQQRHLALALLQRRGALILDAPAHQITDQLVDRYLQLKARSQL
- a CDS encoding ABC transporter ATP-binding protein, whose protein sequence is MSQDFLQIQNLRVAYPPSSRAQHRQASTEDWAVNDVSLSIAAGQRLGLVGESGCGKSTLGRAVLQLLPPRSQVDGQVLFQGQSVFDLSPPALRKFRGEAIALIFQDPMTRLNPLMTVGWHCMETLRAHHPHLSPRQLREKTVEALETVNIPANRWMQYPHEFSGGMRQRVAIALALLLEPKMIVADEPTTSLDVTVSAQILTELTRLCDQRQMGLLLISHDLALVGEYCDRLAVMYEGKLVEMGEVDTVLTSPQHPYTRSLLQAARLLQASEGAIASQEPAKEPILKLRHLKQHFTLEDNPIARLLTRSPRRTIKAVDGVDLDLYPGEILGLVGESGCGKSTLSRTILHLLRPTSGTVEFLGQDLTQMDRQHLRQQRRQMQMIFQDPHACLNPMMTIGQSITDPLLVHRLADATEAKRRVYAMLERVGLDPKEYYPRYPSDLSGGQQQRVAIARALITQPKLLICDEPVSMLDASVQAQVLDLMLDLKRDFDLTYLFITHDLWVARFLCDRIAVMNAGKIVELGATADLFAHPQHPYTQTLLSAAPLLARGDG
- a CDS encoding long-chain acyl-[acyl-carrier-protein] reductase → MFGLIGHLTSLQHAQSVAHDLGYPEYADQDLDFWCSAPPQIVDTIKVTSLTGQQIEGYYVESCFLPEMLAARRIKAATRKIINAMAHAQKHNIDITALGGFSSIIFENFNLQQIKQVRNVKLEFERFTTGNTHTAYIICRQVEQSAPKLGIDLSQATVAVCGATGDIGSAVCRWLDARTDVKELLLVARNTERLQALQDELGRGKILSLEEALPQADVVVWVASMPKGVEINPETLKHPCLLIDGGYPKNLATQLQHPEIHVLNGGIVEHSLDIDWKIMQIVNMDVPSRQLFACFAESMLLEFEKLYTNFSWGRNQITLDKMDLIGQASIKHGFRPLLAQPSGTA
- a CDS encoding acetyl-CoA carboxylase carboxyltransferase subunit alpha, with the protein product MVTPERKPILLDFEKPLVELESRIDQIRSLAEENDVDVSEQLRQLETRASQLRQEIFSSLTPSQRLQVARHPRRPSTLDYIQSMTDEWIELHGDRCTGVDDKALVGGIGRLDGRPIMMLGHQKGRDTKDNVARNFGMASPGGYRKAMRLMNHANRFGMPILTFIDTPGAYPGVEGERLGQGEAIAYNLREMFRLDVPILCTVIGEGGSGGALGVGVGDRLLMFEHSVYTVASPEACAAILWKDAGKSPQAAEALRITAKDLKNLSILDEIVPEPIGGAHSDPVAATSSLKAALLRHLAELNRMSNAERRERRYQKFRQIGVFQVPAA